The Streptomyces sp. NBC_00691 genome has a segment encoding these proteins:
- a CDS encoding 8-amino-7-oxononanoate synthase → MPQAEDARAAGPRRTAFDWTDAEARRRADAGLVRTLRPRAAESDLLDLASNDYLGLTRRADVTEAAADAARRWGAGSTGSRLVTGTTRLHTRLERELAEFCGFEAALVFSSGYTANLAALTALGGRDSLIVSDTSNHASIVDGCRLARAETAVVPHTDPEAVRKTLAAHPGRRALVVSDSVFSVDGDKAPLPELAEACRAHGAGLVVDDAHGFGVLGEGGRGALHEVGLAGGEDVVATLTLSKSLGSQGGAVLGPARVIEHLVNAARTFIFDTGLAPAAAGGALASLRLIRAEPGLAERARTVATTLYRLLTEAGLTAARPDAAVVSVRAPSPEAALGWAADCRDQGLAVGCFRPPSVPDGISRLRLTARADLTDAQIENAVRTILRTAPDAG, encoded by the coding sequence ATGCCACAGGCCGAGGACGCACGGGCCGCGGGCCCCCGCCGTACCGCGTTCGACTGGACCGACGCCGAGGCGCGCCGCCGTGCGGACGCCGGTCTGGTCCGTACGCTGCGGCCCCGGGCCGCCGAGTCGGACCTGCTCGATCTGGCGAGCAACGACTATCTGGGGCTCACCCGCCGCGCGGACGTCACCGAGGCGGCGGCCGACGCGGCGCGGCGCTGGGGCGCCGGCTCCACGGGTTCGCGGCTCGTCACCGGCACGACCCGGCTGCACACCCGGCTGGAGCGCGAGCTCGCCGAGTTCTGCGGATTCGAGGCGGCCCTCGTCTTCTCCTCCGGCTACACCGCCAACCTGGCCGCGCTCACCGCGCTCGGCGGCCGCGACTCGCTGATCGTCTCCGACACCTCCAACCACGCCTCGATCGTGGACGGCTGCCGTCTGGCCCGCGCCGAGACGGCCGTCGTGCCGCACACCGATCCCGAGGCCGTACGCAAGACCCTCGCCGCCCATCCCGGGCGGCGGGCCCTGGTCGTCAGCGACTCGGTCTTCTCCGTCGACGGCGACAAGGCCCCGCTGCCGGAGCTCGCGGAGGCCTGCCGTGCGCACGGCGCCGGACTCGTGGTGGACGACGCCCACGGGTTCGGCGTCCTCGGCGAAGGCGGCCGGGGAGCCCTCCACGAGGTGGGGCTCGCGGGCGGCGAGGACGTCGTCGCCACCTTGACCCTCTCCAAGTCCCTGGGCAGCCAGGGCGGAGCCGTCCTCGGTCCGGCCCGGGTGATCGAGCACCTGGTGAACGCGGCCCGCACCTTCATCTTCGACACGGGTCTCGCCCCGGCCGCCGCGGGCGGCGCGCTCGCGAGCCTGCGTCTGATCAGGGCCGAACCGGGCCTGGCCGAGCGGGCCCGTACCGTCGCGACCACGCTGTACCGGCTGCTCACCGAGGCCGGTCTCACGGCGGCCCGGCCCGACGCGGCCGTCGTCTCGGTGCGCGCGCCCTCGCCGGAGGCGGCCCTGGGCTGGGCGGCGGACTGCCGCGACCAGGGTCTGGCGGTCGGCTGCTTCCGGCCCCCGTCGGTCCCCGACGGCATCTCGCGGCTGCGGCTCACGGCCCGCGCCGATCTGACCGACGCGCAGATCGAGAACGCGGTGCGGACGATCCTGCGCACCGCGCCCGACGCCGGGTAG
- the bioB gene encoding biotin synthase BioB: MDLLNTLVEKGLRRELPTREEALAVLATSDDELLDVVAAAGKVRRQWFGRRVKLNYLVNLKSGLCPEDCSYCSQRLGSKAEILKYTWLKPDEASQAAAAGVAGGAKRVCLVASGRGPTDRDVERVGRTIEAIKEQNEGVEVCACLGLLSDGQAERLRDAGADAYNHNLNTSEATYAGITKTHTYADRVDTVQKAHAAGLSACSGLIAGMGETDEDLVDVVYALRELDSDSVPVNFLIPFEGTPLAKEWNLTPQRCLRILAMVRFVCPDVEVRIAGGREVHLRSMQPLALNIANSIFLGDYLTSEGQAGQADLDMIADAGFEVEGAGTTTLPKHRADALAAAGGGCGSQASAGCGSHDAAEGAGCGSHAGAGGGCGPCGGHAAPEPAASVDAAEPVDAAANQARTDLVAVRRRGAGTDLAPNA, translated from the coding sequence ATGGACCTGCTGAACACGCTGGTGGAGAAGGGGCTGCGGCGCGAGCTGCCGACCCGTGAAGAAGCGCTCGCCGTCCTGGCGACCTCCGACGACGAACTGCTCGATGTGGTGGCGGCGGCCGGCAAGGTGCGCCGTCAGTGGTTCGGGCGGCGGGTGAAGCTCAACTATCTGGTGAACCTGAAGTCGGGCCTGTGCCCCGAGGACTGCTCGTACTGCTCGCAGCGGCTCGGCTCCAAGGCCGAGATCCTCAAGTACACCTGGCTGAAGCCGGACGAGGCCTCGCAGGCCGCCGCCGCGGGTGTCGCGGGCGGAGCCAAGCGCGTCTGCCTGGTCGCGAGCGGCCGCGGTCCGACGGACCGGGACGTCGAGCGGGTCGGCAGGACCATCGAGGCCATCAAGGAGCAGAACGAGGGCGTCGAGGTGTGCGCCTGTCTGGGGCTGCTCTCGGACGGCCAGGCCGAGCGGCTGCGGGACGCCGGCGCCGACGCGTACAACCACAACCTGAACACGTCCGAGGCGACGTACGCCGGGATCACCAAGACCCACACGTACGCGGACCGGGTGGACACCGTGCAGAAGGCGCACGCCGCCGGTCTGTCGGCCTGCTCGGGTCTCATCGCGGGCATGGGCGAGACGGACGAGGACCTCGTCGACGTCGTGTACGCGCTGCGCGAGCTCGACTCGGACTCGGTGCCGGTCAACTTCCTCATCCCCTTCGAGGGGACGCCGCTGGCCAAGGAGTGGAACCTCACCCCGCAGCGCTGCCTGCGGATCCTGGCGATGGTGCGGTTCGTCTGCCCCGACGTCGAGGTGCGGATCGCGGGCGGCCGTGAGGTGCACCTGCGCTCGATGCAGCCGCTCGCGCTGAACATCGCGAACTCGATCTTCCTCGGCGACTACCTCACGAGCGAGGGCCAGGCCGGCCAGGCCGACCTGGACATGATCGCGGACGCGGGCTTCGAGGTGGAGGGCGCGGGCACGACGACGCTCCCGAAGCACCGTGCCGACGCGCTCGCCGCGGCGGGCGGCGGCTGTGGCTCCCAGGCGTCGGCGGGCTGCGGCTCGCACGACGCGGCGGAGGGCGCGGGCTGCGGCTCGCACGCCGGGGCCGGTGGCGGCTGCGGTCCGTGCGGCGGTCACGCGGCGCCGGAGCCCGCCGCGTCCGTCGACGCGGCGGAGCCGGTCGACGCAGCCGCGAACCAGGCCCGGACGGACCTGGTCGCCGTGCGCCGCCGGGGCGCCGGCACGGACCTCGCGCCGAACGCGTGA